The proteins below are encoded in one region of Streptomyces ficellus:
- a CDS encoding sulfurtransferase, whose protein sequence is MHTPRPRPALPGPLVDPAWLTAHLGAPGLVVLDASVGTHRGSPHRVPGARPFDLDGPLSDHTSPLPHTMPAPAAFTAELRALGLDDTSTVVVYDAAGVYSSARAWWMLRAMGFDRAAVLDGGLPAWTAAGHPVEPLPARYTGPHGDFTARPRPGLLVDSAHVRAALADPAAAVLDARTPARFTGTAPEPRPGLRGGHMPGAVNLPFGDLLDETGRLRPPADLRAHLTASVGTRRTLTFTCGSGVTACVLALAAELAGYDDTAVYDGSWSDWGRPSELPVATGA, encoded by the coding sequence GTGCACACCCCGCGACCCCGACCCGCCCTCCCCGGCCCCCTGGTCGACCCCGCATGGCTGACCGCACACCTGGGCGCGCCCGGCCTCGTCGTCCTCGACGCCTCCGTGGGGACGCACCGCGGCTCGCCGCACCGCGTCCCCGGGGCACGCCCCTTCGACCTCGACGGACCCCTGTCCGACCACACGAGCCCCCTGCCCCACACCATGCCCGCCCCCGCCGCGTTCACCGCGGAACTGCGCGCCCTGGGCCTCGACGACACGAGCACGGTCGTCGTGTACGACGCCGCCGGCGTCTACTCCAGCGCCCGCGCCTGGTGGATGCTGCGGGCGATGGGCTTCGACCGCGCCGCGGTGCTCGACGGCGGCCTCCCCGCCTGGACGGCCGCGGGCCACCCGGTGGAGCCGCTCCCCGCCCGGTACACCGGCCCCCACGGCGACTTCACCGCCCGCCCCCGGCCGGGCCTCCTGGTGGACAGCGCCCACGTGCGCGCCGCCCTGGCCGACCCCGCCGCCGCCGTCCTCGACGCCCGCACCCCCGCCCGCTTCACCGGCACGGCCCCCGAACCCCGCCCGGGCCTGCGCGGCGGCCACATGCCCGGCGCGGTCAACCTCCCCTTCGGCGACCTCCTCGACGAGACCGGCCGACTGCGCCCCCCGGCCGACCTGCGCGCCCACCTCACCGCCTCGGTCGGCACCCGCCGCACCCTCACCTTCACCTGCGGCTCCGGCGTCACCGCCTGCGTCCTCGCCCTCGCCGCCGAACTCGCCGGCTACGACGACACCGCGGTCTACGACGGCTCCTGGAGCGACTGGGGCCGGCCGTCGGAACTGCCGGTGGCGACGGGGGCGTAG